The proteins below come from a single Ancylothrix sp. D3o genomic window:
- a CDS encoding restriction endonuclease subunit R, giving the protein MTLLNAKEITLDEVHRLLGFQRQYLASFTPSLSLESLSEFEQQEILQIRDDFDNYLIEGKVLEGMVKALTIFPLLRLAGFYRSPLKISLEENIAPVNIVDEDTNITGRLDILAVNKSILTSNNIPFWILIVEAKNSDIAPSAGLAQLLTYAYKSLDRQASVWGLCTNGQLYQFVYIQRQERPIYQLLPFLNLMEPEPFEILQVFKAICKLQQN; this is encoded by the coding sequence ATGACACTTCTAAACGCCAAAGAAATTACCCTCGATGAAGTCCACCGGCTTTTAGGCTTTCAACGCCAATATTTAGCCTCTTTCACTCCTTCACTCTCCCTCGAATCGCTCAGCGAATTTGAACAGCAAGAAATACTGCAAATACGCGATGATTTTGATAACTACCTCATCGAAGGAAAAGTTTTAGAAGGAATGGTAAAAGCTCTAACAATTTTCCCCTTATTGCGACTAGCCGGCTTTTATCGTTCTCCCCTAAAAATTAGCCTCGAAGAAAATATTGCCCCCGTCAATATTGTAGATGAAGATACGAATATAACCGGCCGGCTTGATATTCTGGCCGTCAACAAAAGCATTCTCACCAGCAATAATATCCCCTTTTGGATATTGATTGTGGAAGCAAAAAACAGCGATATTGCACCCTCGGCGGGTTTAGCACAATTACTTACCTATGCTTATAAAAGTTTAGATCGGCAAGCTTCCGTCTGGGGTTTATGCACCAACGGACAACTTTATCAATTTGTTTACATTCAACGTCAAGAAAGGCCGATTTACCAACTTTTGCCATTTTTAAACTTAATGGAACCCGAACCTTTTGAGATTTTGCAAGTTTTCAAAGCAATTTGTAAACTACAGCAAAACTAA